Below is a genomic region from Ziziphus jujuba cultivar Dongzao chromosome 7, ASM3175591v1.
TTGCAGGATCATAAAGAGTATTttcatttatgtatatatatatatatatatatatataaaagcatgtATGACTGACTAATTGCTTTTGGTTCAATTTAGATACTTGAATGAGAGATTTATGACTTTGTCTGCTTATGTGGGGTTAGCACCACCTGGGGATAAGGGATCCTGGCAAATGGAAAGTAAGGTAATCTATTTTCTCCGAGCCAAACGACccccctctcttttcttttttaattgatgattctatagataataattaacttGAATTTTTGTTGGTAATATAGTTGGCCTTGAAATTGTGtatgttaatttgtttttatgtgtACGCTTTTCAGGGGTATCAATTCTGGACTCAATCTGACCAGAAAGGGAATTTCTCAATTAAAAACATTCGACCGGGAAACTATAATTTATATGCTTATGTCCCTGGCATTATTGGGGACtacaaatatgataatattattacagTCCAACCAGGTGAAAAAAACTACTTCATCTACCACCAATCTTCCATTTTGCCAAACCCAATTAGATTACTAGTTATTAACAAACCAATTTGGTTGCATTTGCTAACATTAATTTATTGAGTTCCCAAATGCAGGGTCCAATATCACATTGGACGTTCTTGTTTATGAACCACCAAGAAATGGTCCTACTCTTTGGGAAATTGGTATCCCTGATCGTACTGCTGCAGAGTTCTACGTACCAGACCCCTATCCAAATCTCACAAACACTTTGTTCGATAGTAGTCCTAAAAACAAGTTGGGTtttacttcaaaaaataaaccgtttcctttattttctcaattaattgcttttattttgcataactAGAGTAGTGTTTGGTTACAGGTTTAGGCAATACGGCTTGTGGGAACGGTACGCAGATTTTTATCCTAATGAAGATCTCAGCTACACCATTGGTGTCAATGATTATAGAAAAGATTGGTTTTATGCTCAAGTCACAAGGTATTCCAACCTTGCTTCTctctatttcttaattttggaaattccgccgatttaattttctaatcttAGATTCTtgcattaatttattaaattgtgCTGCAGGAAAATTGGAGATGGCTCATATATAGCAACCACGTGGCAGGTTAATTTCGAACTTAAAGATAGGCCCATCACAGGAGATTACACACTCCAACTAGCATTGGCAGCTGCCTCCTTCTCTGAATTGCAGGTACATATATTAATTGCTgaagaaaaagtaaaacagactttttaattaacaatattattaattgttaataagattaagtaattaaaaaaagcaCACGTGATggtaattaatcaattatatataaggtTCGGTTCAACGACGGTGAAGCCAGAATACCCCATTTTACAACAAGGCTAATTGGAAGGGACAATGCGATTGCAAGGCATGGTATCCATGGCTTGTACTGGTTTTACAGCATCAATGTTTCTAGCTTTTGGCTTCGACAAGGAAGCAACACCATTTTTCTCACTCAATCCAGAGCCACAGACGCTTTTCAAGGAATTATGTATGATTATATCAGACTAGAAGGACCACCTCAAATCTCACTCTGACTTTGTTTCCAGGAGAGAAATTCTAGTTGTGGGAAGGAATTTTGCTCAAGGGTATAATAATTAGTAATGACCATGTGCGATaagtgaaaaatatattatatataaattaatatgtatgactatattatatatgagaAACAACAAAAACAGATTAGGCATGTAAATTGACAGGTAGCTAATTCCACGGTGgatagtaataaaaaatataaaaaaaaaatccgcgGTGGATATAATTGACTACCACCAAACGTTGCCTTTTTTTATTAGCTAGTATTGTACgttttttggaaattaaaattgtttatatattctTCATTATTGTTGATGTGC
It encodes:
- the LOC107425098 gene encoding probable rhamnogalacturonate lyase B — protein: MTLSAYVGLAPPGDKGSWQMESKGYQFWTQSDQKGNFSIKNIRPGNYNLYAYVPGIIGDYKYDNIITVQPGSNITLDVLVYEPPRNGPTLWEIGIPDRTAAEFYVPDPYPNLTNTLFDSSPKNKFRQYGLWERYADFYPNEDLSYTIGVNDYRKDWFYAQVTRKIGDGSYIATTWQVNFELKDRPITGDYTLQLALAAASFSELQVRFNDGEARIPHFTTRLIGRDNAIARHGIHGLYWFYSINVSSFWLRQGSNTIFLTQSRATDAFQGIMYDYIRLEGPPQISL